DNA sequence from the Pedobacter schmidteae genome:
GTTCACATGTCATTTAACCGGGCACTTAGCAACTTGGTCATCTCATTAAAGTAACGTTTGCGGCCATAGCCCATTACCCACCTGATACCACTAATGGCATTGGTGACAAATACCTCTTCGGCGGCTTTTAATATTTCAGGATTTATCTGTGCCTCAACTACCGCAATTTCGTGCGTTTTGGCCATATTCATCACCACATTGCGCATTACCCCCGCTACGCAGCCTTCAGATAGGGCTGGGGTATAAATGGTTTTATCATAAACCACAAAAATATTAGAACTGATACTTTCACATAAAAAACCATGCTGATTCAAAATAAAAACATCATCAAGCTGATGCTGCTTCTTGTATAGTCCGGCCATTACATATAACAACGAACTACTTGTTTTGTAGTTAGAAAGGCTGTTTACAGGTTTGGTCAGTTCATCAAAAACATCAATGATCAGTCCTTTTCTATTCAGTTCATAATTGTTTTCTTCCAAAGAAGACGCTTCTAAAACATAACCCGATTTATTGCTGTTGGGGGTATATAATCCATCGCC
Encoded proteins:
- a CDS encoding aminotransferase class IV, with protein sequence MQHDYILHNDEFVLINHPILTAANRGFKYGDGLFETIRMCNGKLKFAEMHADRLRAGMKALKMDGSTLLDEYFLKQKTAELCKKNKLKDNVRFRLSVYRAGDGLYTPNSNKSGYVLEASSLEENNYELNRKGLIIDVFDELTKPVNSLSNYKTSSSLLYVMAGLYKKQHQLDDVFILNQHGFLCESISSNIFVVYDKTIYTPALSEGCVAGVMRNVVMNMAKTHEIAVVEAQINPEILKAAEEVFVTNAISGIRWVMGYGRKRYFNEMTKLLSARLNDM